One Janthinobacterium sp. TB1-E2 genomic region harbors:
- the infA gene encoding translation initiation factor IF-1 has protein sequence MAKDDVIQMQGEILENLPNATFRVKLENGHVVLGHISGKMRMNYIRILPGDKVTVELTPYDLSRARIVFRTK, from the coding sequence ATGGCAAAAGACGACGTCATACAGATGCAGGGCGAGATTCTTGAGAATCTCCCAAATGCAACATTTCGAGTGAAGCTGGAGAACGGACACGTGGTGCTCGGGCATATTTCAGGTAAAATGCGGATGAACTATATTCGCATTCTCCCTGGAGACAAGGTGACGGTGGAGTTAACGCCGTACGACCTGAGCCGAGCCCGCATTGTGTTCCGTACCAAGTAA
- the rpmJ gene encoding 50S ribosomal protein L36, with the protein MKVLASVKRICRNCKIIKRKGVVRVICVEPRHKQRQG; encoded by the coding sequence ATGAAAGTTCTCGCATCAGTCAAGCGGATCTGCCGCAACTGCAAGATCATCAAGCGCAAAGGCGTAGTCCGCGTTATCTGCGTGGAACCACGTCACAAGCAGCGTCAAGGTTAA
- the rpsM gene encoding 30S ribosomal protein S13, with product MARIAGVNIPNHQHTVIGLTAIYGVGRPRAEKICASTGVATNKKIKDLDDSELEKLRDEVGKFIVEGDLRRELSMNIKRLMDLGCYRGMRHRKGLPCRGQRTRTNARTRKGPRKAAQSLKK from the coding sequence ATGGCACGTATTGCAGGGGTTAATATCCCAAATCATCAGCATACCGTTATCGGCCTGACGGCCATCTACGGTGTGGGCCGTCCACGCGCAGAGAAAATCTGTGCATCGACCGGTGTAGCAACCAACAAAAAGATCAAAGATCTGGATGACAGCGAACTGGAAAAGCTGCGCGATGAAGTAGGTAAATTCATCGTCGAAGGCGATCTGCGTCGTGAACTGTCCATGAACATCAAGCGTTTGATGGATCTGGGTTGCTACCGCGGCATGCGTCATCGTAAGGGTCTGCCTTGCCGTGGCCAGCGTACGCGTACGAACGCACGTACCCGCAAGGGACCGCGTAAAGCCGCTCAATCGCTGAAAAAATAA
- the rpsK gene encoding 30S ribosomal protein S11, with the protein MAKSQNNAASARVRKKVKKNVAEGIAHVHASFNNTIITITDRQGNALSWATSGGAGFKGSRKSTPFAAQVAAEAAGKVAVECGVKNLEVRIKGPGPGRESAVRALNNLGIKITEIQDVTPVPHNGCRPPKRRRI; encoded by the coding sequence ATGGCTAAGTCGCAAAATAACGCCGCATCAGCACGCGTGCGTAAAAAAGTTAAAAAGAACGTCGCTGAAGGCATCGCACATGTCCACGCATCGTTCAATAACACCATCATTACCATCACCGATCGTCAAGGCAATGCCTTGTCGTGGGCTACCTCCGGCGGTGCAGGCTTCAAGGGTTCGCGTAAATCGACCCCATTCGCAGCGCAGGTCGCCGCGGAAGCCGCTGGTAAAGTGGCTGTTGAGTGTGGCGTCAAGAACCTGGAAGTACGTATCAAGGGCCCAGGTCCTGGTCGTGAATCCGCCGTTCGCGCGCTGAACAACCTGGGCATCAAGATCACCGAGATCCAGGACGTGACGCCGGTACCGCACAACGGTTGCCGTCCACCGAAACGTCGTCGTATCTAA
- the rpsD gene encoding 30S ribosomal protein S4 translates to MARYIGPKAKLSRREGTDLFLKSARRSLDSKCKLDVKPGQHGVKSGARTSDYGNQLREKQKVKRMYGVLERQFRRYFAEADRRKGNTGETLLKLLETRLDNVCYRMGFGSTRAEARQLVSHKAFTVNGIVVNIASYAVKVGDIVAVREKSKKQVRIVEALSLAEQVGMPSWVSVDAKKMEGTFKSLPERNEIANDVNESLIVELYSR, encoded by the coding sequence GTGGCACGTTATATCGGACCTAAAGCAAAACTTTCCCGCCGTGAAGGTACAGACCTGTTCCTGAAGAGCGCACGTCGCTCGCTGGACAGCAAGTGCAAACTGGACGTCAAGCCAGGCCAGCACGGTGTCAAATCCGGCGCCCGCACCTCGGACTACGGTAACCAACTGCGCGAAAAGCAAAAAGTCAAGCGCATGTACGGCGTGCTGGAACGTCAATTCCGCCGCTACTTCGCTGAAGCAGACCGTCGTAAAGGCAACACCGGCGAAACGCTGTTGAAGTTGCTGGAAACGCGTCTGGACAACGTTTGCTACCGCATGGGCTTTGGCTCGACCCGCGCTGAAGCGCGTCAATTGGTCAGCCACAAAGCGTTCACCGTGAACGGTATCGTTGTGAACATCGCTTCGTACGCAGTCAAAGTTGGCGACATCGTTGCTGTTCGTGAAAAATCGAAAAAGCAAGTGCGTATCGTTGAAGCACTGTCGCTGGCTGAACAAGTTGGTATGCCTAGCTGGGTTTCGGTTGATGCCAAGAAAATGGAAGGTACCTTCAAGTCCCTGCCAGAGCGTAACGAAATCGCTAACGACGTCAACGAATCGCTGATCGTCGAGCTGTACTCGCGTTAA
- a CDS encoding DNA-directed RNA polymerase subunit alpha — MQNSLLKPRIIDVEALGAGHAKVVMEPFERGYGHTLGNALRRVLLSSMVGYAPTEVTIAGVVHEYSSLDGVQEDVVDLLLNLKGVVFKVHNRDSVTLTLKKEGEGAILASDIDLPHDVELINPDHVIAHLTAGGKLDMQIKVEKGRGYVPGNVRRLSEDTNKTIGRIILDASFSPVRRVSYFVESARVEQRTDLDKLIINIETNGVISPEEAIRQSARVLVDQLNVFAALEGTEAAAEAPSRAPLVDPILLRPVDDLELTVRSANCLKAENIYYIGDLIQRSENELLKTPNLGRKSLNEIKEVLASRGLTLGMKLENWPPAGLEK, encoded by the coding sequence ATGCAAAACAGTTTGTTGAAGCCACGTATTATCGATGTTGAAGCTCTCGGTGCAGGTCACGCCAAAGTCGTGATGGAACCGTTCGAGCGCGGCTATGGCCACACATTGGGTAACGCGTTGCGCCGCGTCCTGCTGTCGTCGATGGTAGGCTACGCGCCGACCGAAGTGACGATCGCTGGCGTCGTCCACGAATATTCCTCCCTCGATGGCGTGCAAGAAGACGTCGTCGATCTGTTGCTGAACTTGAAGGGTGTGGTTTTCAAAGTCCACAACCGCGATTCGGTAACCCTGACCCTGAAAAAAGAAGGCGAAGGCGCGATCCTGGCCTCCGACATCGACCTGCCGCATGACGTCGAACTGATCAACCCTGACCACGTGATCGCCCACCTGACCGCTGGTGGCAAGCTGGACATGCAGATCAAGGTTGAAAAAGGCCGCGGCTACGTTCCTGGTAACGTGCGTCGCCTGTCGGAAGACACGAACAAGACCATCGGCCGCATCATTCTGGATGCGTCGTTCTCGCCAGTGCGCCGTGTATCGTACTTCGTTGAATCGGCCCGCGTTGAACAGCGTACCGACCTGGACAAGCTGATCATCAACATCGAAACCAACGGCGTGATCTCGCCGGAAGAAGCGATCCGCCAGTCGGCCCGCGTTCTGGTGGACCAGTTGAATGTGTTCGCCGCCCTGGAAGGCACGGAAGCCGCCGCCGAAGCGCCATCGCGCGCTCCGCTGGTCGATCCTATCCTGTTGCGTCCAGTCGACGATCTGGAGTTGACCGTGCGTTCGGCGAACTGCCTGAAAGCGGAAAACATCTACTACATCGGCGACCTGATCCAACGTTCGGAAAACGAACTGCTGAAAACGCCAAATCTGGGCCGCAAGTCCCTGAACGAAATCAAGGAAGTGCTGGCATCGCGCGGCTTGACCTTGGGCATGAAGCTGGAAAACTGGCCGCCTGCCGGCCTGGAAAAGTAA
- the rplQ gene encoding 50S ribosomal protein L17, whose translation MRHGHGLRKLNRTSSHRLAMLRNMTVSLLRHEAIKTTLPKAKELRRVVEPILTLGKTDSLANKRLAFNRLRDREMVVKLFAELGPRFANRNGGYVRILKMGFRVGDNAPMAFVELMDRPDTTEAVEVAGE comes from the coding sequence ATGCGTCACGGTCACGGCCTCCGTAAACTGAATCGTACCTCGTCCCACCGTCTGGCAATGCTGCGCAACATGACAGTATCGCTGCTGCGTCACGAAGCGATCAAAACCACCCTGCCAAAAGCAAAAGAACTGCGCCGCGTTGTCGAGCCAATTCTGACCCTGGGCAAAACCGACTCCCTGGCAAACAAGCGTCTGGCCTTCAACCGCCTGCGCGACCGTGAAATGGTCGTCAAACTGTTCGCTGAACTGGGCCCACGTTTCGCCAACCGTAACGGTGGTTATGTACGTATCCTGAAAATGGGTTTCCGCGTCGGCGATAACGCTCCTATGGCGTTCGTTGAACTGATGGATCGTCCAGATACGACCGAAGCAGTTGAAGTTGCTGGCGAGTAA
- the dsbD gene encoding protein-disulfide reductase DsbD: MSRFPSSATARAAPLRQLLLWFATSLLLAMAVFGANHARADDEFLDPELAFKFSARMQDPSTIAVTYVIADGYYMYHERFKFEAVGAKLGTPVYPAGKVKFDDTFQKNVETFRKTLTITIPVEAAGAFTLKATGQGCSDKGLCYAPQDATAQLVGGGGGQSMAPGGLPSKFALPAAPAVDTAAVNGPQAQASPGVSVMSIPQADITSTAEPVAAAPVAASAAPAQSEMGKIEAALKGGKLLVIVPLFMLLGLGLAFTPCVLPMVPILSSIIIGDGAKVSRSRGLLLSLTYALGMAIVYTALGVAAGLAGEGLAAQLQNPWVLGFFALLMAGLALSMFGFYELQVPAFLQGKLTSVSNQQSSGRLAGVFVMGAISALIVGPCVAAPLAGALLYISQTRDVVIGGSALFAMAVGMSVPLLLVGVSAGTLLPRAGAWMDAVKRFFGVLQLGVAWWLVSPVLPGAVQMLGWTVLFVGYGMYLLVGKSGAKNAWVAKAFGVVFAVLGAMQLVGVASGGRDPLAPLAHLGGGQVHAQPFTRVKTVAQLDAALAQLNGKPALLDFYADWCVSCIEMEKLTFVDPAVREKMGKAVLLQVDVTANDADDKAMLKRFQLFGPPGIIMFNPQGQEIAQSRVIGFQNAATFLTSLRKLEE, translated from the coding sequence ATGTCCCGTTTCCCCTCCAGCGCCACCGCGCGCGCCGCTCCCCTACGTCAACTGTTGCTGTGGTTTGCCACCAGCTTGCTGCTGGCCATGGCCGTCTTTGGCGCCAATCATGCCCGTGCCGACGATGAATTCCTCGATCCCGAGCTGGCCTTCAAGTTTTCCGCCCGCATGCAGGATCCGTCCACCATCGCCGTCACCTATGTGATCGCCGATGGCTATTATATGTACCACGAGCGCTTCAAGTTCGAGGCCGTGGGCGCCAAGCTGGGCACGCCCGTGTATCCGGCTGGCAAAGTCAAGTTTGACGATACTTTCCAGAAGAACGTGGAAACGTTCCGCAAGACGCTGACCATCACGATTCCCGTGGAAGCGGCCGGCGCGTTCACCCTGAAGGCGACGGGCCAGGGCTGCTCCGACAAGGGCCTGTGTTATGCGCCGCAGGATGCCACGGCCCAGCTGGTGGGCGGTGGTGGCGGCCAGAGCATGGCGCCGGGCGGCTTGCCGTCGAAATTCGCCTTGCCGGCAGCTCCCGCCGTCGACACGGCTGCCGTCAACGGTCCGCAGGCGCAAGCGTCGCCTGGCGTGTCCGTGATGAGCATTCCCCAGGCGGACATCACCAGCACGGCCGAGCCGGTGGCGGCGGCCCCCGTAGCGGCAAGCGCCGCGCCTGCGCAAAGCGAAATGGGCAAGATCGAAGCGGCACTGAAGGGCGGCAAGCTGCTCGTCATCGTGCCCCTGTTCATGCTGCTGGGCCTGGGCCTCGCCTTTACGCCGTGCGTGCTGCCGATGGTGCCGATCTTGTCGTCGATCATCATCGGCGATGGCGCCAAGGTCAGCCGCTCGCGCGGCTTGCTGCTGTCGCTGACCTATGCGCTGGGCATGGCCATCGTCTACACGGCGCTGGGCGTGGCGGCCGGCCTGGCGGGCGAAGGCCTGGCGGCGCAACTGCAAAACCCGTGGGTGCTCGGTTTCTTTGCCTTGCTGATGGCGGGCCTGGCCCTGTCGATGTTCGGTTTTTATGAGCTGCAAGTGCCGGCTTTCCTGCAAGGCAAGCTGACGTCCGTGTCGAACCAGCAATCGTCGGGCCGCCTGGCGGGCGTGTTCGTCATGGGCGCCATTTCCGCCTTGATCGTGGGGCCATGCGTGGCCGCGCCGCTGGCTGGCGCCTTGCTGTACATCAGCCAGACGCGCGACGTCGTCATCGGTGGCAGCGCCCTGTTTGCCATGGCCGTGGGCATGAGCGTGCCGCTGCTGCTGGTGGGCGTGTCGGCCGGCACCTTGTTGCCGCGCGCGGGCGCGTGGATGGATGCCGTCAAGCGCTTCTTTGGCGTGCTGCAGCTGGGCGTGGCCTGGTGGCTGGTCTCGCCCGTGCTGCCGGGCGCCGTGCAGATGCTGGGCTGGACGGTGCTGTTCGTCGGCTACGGCATGTATCTGCTGGTGGGCAAGAGCGGCGCGAAGAACGCCTGGGTCGCCAAGGCCTTCGGCGTCGTGTTCGCCGTGCTGGGTGCGATGCAACTGGTCGGTGTGGCCAGCGGTGGCCGCGACCCGCTGGCGCCGCTGGCGCACCTCGGTGGTGGCCAGGTCCATGCGCAACCATTTACGCGTGTAAAGACCGTGGCGCAGCTCGATGCGGCGCTGGCACAGCTGAACGGCAAGCCGGCCTTGCTGGACTTTTATGCGGACTGGTGCGTGTCGTGCATCGAGATGGAAAAACTGACCTTCGTCGATCCCGCCGTGCGCGAGAAGATGGGGAAAGCCGTGCTGCTGCAAGTGGACGTGACGGCCAATGACGCGGACGACAAGGCCATGCTGAAACGTTTTCAGCTGTTCGGTCCGCCGGGCATCATCATGTTCAACCCGCAGGGACAGGAAATCGCCCAGTCGCGCGTGATCGGCTTTCAGAATGCGGCCACTTTCCTTACCTCGTTGCGCAAGCTGGAGGAGTAG
- a CDS encoding Spy/CpxP family protein refolding chaperone has translation MNASMKTLRKNLIIAMSVLGMSAASLTVHAQEAAASAPAASTKMQHEGQRGQHRGGNPAERMAKYQARLHDKLKLTAAQEPAWATFTAANAPKKPMGDWKAKREAMAKLSAPERMEQWIAMSKERIADQESRLASLKTFYAVLTPEQKKVFDDSVPGGKDGGMRGHHRGHGAHHKAG, from the coding sequence ATGAACGCCTCAATGAAGACTTTACGCAAGAATTTGATCATCGCCATGAGCGTACTCGGCATGAGTGCGGCATCGCTGACCGTCCACGCCCAGGAAGCGGCCGCCAGCGCGCCTGCCGCCAGCACCAAGATGCAACATGAAGGCCAGCGCGGCCAGCACCGCGGAGGCAATCCCGCCGAACGCATGGCCAAGTACCAGGCCCGCCTGCACGACAAGCTGAAGCTGACGGCCGCCCAAGAACCGGCCTGGGCCACGTTCACGGCCGCCAACGCACCGAAAAAGCCGATGGGCGACTGGAAAGCCAAGCGCGAAGCGATGGCCAAGCTGTCGGCGCCGGAACGCATGGAACAATGGATCGCCATGTCGAAGGAACGCATCGCCGACCAGGAAAGCCGATTGGCCTCGCTGAAAACGTTCTACGCCGTGCTGACGCCGGAGCAAAAGAAAGTGTTTGACGACAGCGTGCCTGGCGGCAAAGATGGTGGAATGCGCGGCCACCATCGTGGTCATGGTGCGCACCATAAAGCAGGCTGA
- a CDS encoding response regulator — protein sequence MEPTSTILIVDDDRDIRSLLADYLETNAYRTLGAADGTAMWKILDETRPDLIVLDLNLPGDDGLTLCRKLRAQSTVPVIMLTARNEPLDRILGLEMGADDYLPKPFEPRELLARIRSVLRRSHAMPSNVPSDKAQQIRFSGWTLDLTARHLLNPSGLVIMLSGAEFRLLRVFLEHPNRVLNRDQLLNLTQGRDADPFDRSIDIQISRLRQKLGEDARLPQIIKTVRNGGYVLAGQVNVEPHA from the coding sequence ATGGAACCCACTTCTACAATTCTCATCGTCGACGATGACCGCGATATCCGCAGCTTGCTGGCGGACTACCTGGAAACGAACGCCTACCGCACCCTGGGCGCGGCAGATGGCACGGCCATGTGGAAAATCCTCGATGAAACGCGGCCCGATTTGATCGTGCTCGACTTGAACCTGCCCGGTGACGACGGCCTGACCTTGTGCCGCAAGCTGCGCGCCCAATCGACGGTGCCGGTGATCATGCTGACGGCGCGCAATGAACCGCTGGACCGCATCCTGGGCCTGGAAATGGGCGCCGACGATTATTTGCCGAAACCGTTCGAGCCGCGCGAATTGCTGGCGCGCATACGCAGCGTGTTGCGCCGCAGCCATGCCATGCCGTCGAACGTGCCGTCGGACAAGGCGCAGCAAATCCGCTTTTCCGGCTGGACCCTGGACTTGACGGCGCGCCACCTGCTCAATCCCAGCGGCCTGGTGATCATGCTGTCGGGCGCGGAATTCCGCCTGCTGCGCGTCTTCCTCGAGCACCCGAACCGCGTGCTCAACCGCGACCAGCTGCTGAACCTGACGCAGGGCCGCGACGCGGACCCGTTCGACCGCTCGATCGATATCCAGATCAGCCGCCTGCGGCAAAAACTCGGCGAAGACGCGCGCTTGCCGCAAATCATCAAGACCGTGCGCAACGGCGGCTACGTGCTGGCCGGCCAGGTCAATGTGGAGCCGCACGCGTGA
- a CDS encoding ATP-binding protein, protein MKAFLGSMTGRVFVFLLIGIVASAALTQWLAVGERQRAIEQYRDYHAVERAEQLVMAADVVPLASRAAYLKVANKGSVRLELRPDVEHVPGKPTEFSTALQAKLGEGFKVSALAERPAACIEPRKSPGMFSAKPWGGTCENLDVRMQDGHVLRLMVLPPRQQPPFNEHNDWMTLLPFLISIAILAYLVTRMTMRPLKQLAQAAKDLGNDINHPPLTLSGASEIRQASAAFNAMQARIRQHISQRTQMLAAITHDLQTPLTRLRLRLEKVADTELYDRLVGDLSAMQSMVKEGLDLARSMDSTEAMQALDLDSLLDSVCSDAADAGQNVTLAGQASMALMARPIAMRRCLVNLIDNAVKYGQYAQVTVERIPGAARIRIRDGGPGIAPDQLAKVFEPFYRIETSRSRESGGTGLGLTIARNIAEQHGATVLLSNHVDGGLEVTLIVPEYYAGK, encoded by the coding sequence GTGAAGGCCTTCCTGGGCTCGATGACGGGCAGAGTCTTCGTGTTTTTGCTGATCGGCATCGTCGCTTCGGCCGCGCTGACGCAGTGGCTGGCCGTGGGCGAACGCCAGCGCGCCATCGAGCAATACCGCGATTACCACGCCGTCGAGCGGGCCGAGCAGCTGGTGATGGCGGCCGACGTGGTGCCGCTGGCCTCGCGCGCCGCCTACCTGAAGGTGGCCAACAAGGGCAGCGTGCGTCTGGAATTGCGTCCCGATGTCGAGCATGTACCGGGCAAGCCGACGGAATTTTCCACCGCCCTGCAAGCCAAACTGGGTGAAGGTTTCAAGGTCAGCGCGCTGGCCGAACGCCCGGCCGCCTGTATCGAACCGCGTAAATCACCGGGCATGTTTTCCGCCAAGCCATGGGGCGGCACCTGCGAAAACCTCGACGTGCGCATGCAGGATGGCCACGTGCTGCGCCTGATGGTCTTGCCGCCGCGCCAGCAGCCGCCATTCAATGAACATAACGACTGGATGACCTTGCTGCCTTTCCTGATCAGCATTGCCATCCTCGCCTACCTGGTCACGCGCATGACCATGCGCCCGCTCAAGCAGCTGGCGCAGGCGGCGAAAGACCTGGGCAACGACATCAACCACCCGCCGCTGACCCTGTCGGGCGCCAGCGAAATCCGCCAGGCCAGCGCCGCCTTCAACGCCATGCAGGCGCGCATCCGCCAGCACATTTCCCAGCGTACACAGATGCTGGCCGCCATCACGCATGACTTGCAGACGCCGCTCACGCGTTTGCGCCTGCGTCTGGAAAAAGTGGCCGATACGGAATTGTATGACCGCCTCGTGGGCGACCTGTCTGCCATGCAGAGCATGGTCAAGGAAGGGCTGGACCTGGCCCGCTCGATGGATAGCACGGAAGCGATGCAGGCGCTCGATCTCGATTCCCTGTTGGACAGCGTCTGCTCCGACGCGGCCGATGCCGGCCAGAATGTCACCTTGGCCGGGCAAGCCAGTATGGCCTTGATGGCGCGCCCGATCGCCATGCGGCGCTGCCTGGTGAACCTGATCGACAATGCCGTCAAATATGGCCAGTACGCGCAAGTCACCGTCGAGCGCATCCCCGGTGCCGCGCGCATCCGCATCCGTGATGGCGGGCCGGGCATTGCGCCAGATCAGCTGGCCAAGGTGTTCGAACCGTTTTACCGTATCGAGACGTCGCGTTCGCGCGAGTCGGGCGGCACGGGCCTGGGCCTGACCATCGCGCGCAATATCGCCGAGCAGCACGGCGCCACGGTTTTGCTGTCCAATCACGTCGACGGTGGACTGGAAGTCACCCTCATCGTGCCAGAGTATTACGCAGGAAAGTGA
- a CDS encoding efflux RND transporter periplasmic adaptor subunit yields MKKTSLAILVAAALCIGGGIWYFTHPSGAAAGGQDGKGGKGGQAPTTVSVVAPVREDVPMVLQANGSVMPISSVDLHPQTTSTISKVHIREGQFVKQGELMFTLDARSEHANVDKAQAQVLRDRASVQDFERQLKRNQDLLSKNFIAQGAVDTLQSQLDAARALLAADQAALRAAQVDSSYTVLRAPQAGRVGAINVYAGSLVQPTTSLTSITQLDPIDVAFTLPESSLSGLLAAQKAGEVPVTALLSDAGGKQLDGKLNFIDNAVDPATGVIKIKARFNNGGTDLWPGQYVNTQLTVRTLKDALVIPQNAIITSTAGTFVYSMEADSTAKMRKVARVYAFGPNTVVTGLSGDEKVIVDGKQNLRPGSKVRLAEKHKAADGAAAAQGKPA; encoded by the coding sequence ATGAAAAAGACTAGTCTGGCAATCCTCGTGGCTGCGGCCCTGTGTATCGGTGGCGGCATCTGGTATTTCACTCATCCGTCCGGCGCGGCGGCCGGTGGGCAGGATGGCAAAGGGGGCAAGGGCGGGCAGGCGCCGACGACGGTGAGCGTGGTCGCGCCCGTGCGGGAGGATGTGCCGATGGTGCTGCAAGCCAATGGCAGCGTGATGCCGATCAGCAGCGTCGACTTGCACCCGCAGACGACCAGCACGATTAGCAAGGTGCATATACGCGAAGGCCAGTTCGTCAAGCAGGGCGAGCTGATGTTTACGCTGGACGCGCGCAGCGAGCATGCGAATGTCGACAAGGCACAGGCGCAGGTCTTGCGCGACCGCGCCTCGGTACAGGATTTCGAGCGCCAGCTCAAGCGCAACCAGGATTTGCTGAGCAAGAATTTCATCGCCCAGGGCGCCGTCGACACCCTGCAAAGCCAGCTCGACGCGGCACGCGCCTTGCTGGCCGCCGACCAGGCCGCCTTGCGCGCCGCCCAGGTCGATTCCAGCTACACCGTCCTGCGCGCACCGCAGGCGGGGCGGGTGGGCGCCATTAATGTCTACGCGGGCAGCCTGGTGCAGCCGACCACGTCGCTGACCAGCATCACCCAGCTCGACCCGATCGATGTGGCCTTCACCTTGCCGGAAAGCAGCTTGTCCGGCTTGCTGGCGGCGCAAAAGGCGGGCGAGGTGCCTGTCACGGCGCTGTTGTCGGACGCGGGCGGCAAGCAGCTCGACGGCAAGCTGAACTTTATCGACAATGCCGTCGATCCCGCCACGGGCGTGATCAAGATCAAGGCCCGCTTCAATAATGGCGGCACCGACTTGTGGCCAGGCCAGTACGTGAATACGCAGCTGACCGTGCGCACCCTCAAGGATGCGCTGGTGATCCCGCAAAACGCCATCATCACGAGTACCGCCGGTACGTTTGTGTACTCGATGGAAGCGGACAGCACGGCCAAGATGCGCAAGGTTGCCCGCGTGTACGCATTCGGACCGAACACCGTCGTCACCGGCCTGTCCGGCGATGAAAAAGTCATCGTCGATGGCAAGCAGAATTTGCGTCCGGGTAGCAAGGTGCGCCTGGCGGAAAAACACAAGGCTGCCGATGGCGCCGCCGCAGCGCAGGGCAAGCCAGCATGA